Part of the Carassius carassius chromosome 20, fCarCar2.1, whole genome shotgun sequence genome, GGATGGGGCGGCAGCAGCAGTTGGGCTGTTTGGTTTGTCACTGCAGGAATCACTTTCTATATCAGGCCTTCTGCCTCCGGTCATTTCATCCCTTGGGCTGCTCAACTTCATTTTTTTGCAACCAGGTCGAACTCTGTACTTCAATGGCAAGGGCCCATTCTGGAAAATATCAACATGTTAATATCTTTGCATTTGGACTAAAATATAATAGTGGAGTTTAATGTGTTGAATATATCATATTTAATACTCCTACCCTTCTCCATGTGTAGATATAAGCAATATCCATAAGAGTATAATAATCTTTCAGAGGCTCATCTTCATACATAACTTCAatctgaaagtaaaaaaaaagaaaaatcttatcTTATATTAACGAATTCTTCAAAAGTGCAAAATGTGCGCTTTTACATCAGAAAGACGGCcacaagtaaaacaaacaaatttagaGAGGAGATTACCTGAAAGGTACATGGTATATCCATTTTACTTCGGAGAAATTTTCTGAGATGCATTACTGTCATAGCTGCAGGGCATTGTAAGTAGCGCTTTACATTCAGCTAGAAAAATGAGATCATTACAAAAAATCAGCATGTTGTCCACTATAACCCTTTAAAACTGACTTCATGAGACAAGTtctaaaatatttgatttattcagaaatgaattacCTCTTTTGtggtttctttttcttctccatctttacTGTCAATCCTGATCATTTTAAGAGAAAACAATAAATGCAATGTCTAACTACAAAACTTTAAATATCACATCTGAAGTAGCCTGCTACATGAACATGCCTTTTACTAAcgttttatttcattattcattGACAAGCAACATGAAAGTGATCTCTGATGATAATGAAAATTACACTACACAAGGAgcttacactgactgaactgaaccTACTTGTTCTGATCAAAAAACTCAATGGACAGACTGATGATCTCATCATCAGCAATGATTCTCTTGTCTTCATCTGCCACTTCTCCTCTGTCCTCATTTGAACCATTAGTAGCTGAAGGACAGAGAAATAATTACaactacatttataaaaaaaaaaacaaaaaaaacaagagtgcttattaattaaaatatcacaATTATTGTCTTAACATTTTACCATCAACTGGATGCTCCGCATAAAAATCTCTCCTTCGTTTCATCTCATCTGAGTAACAAAGGCAATGAATACATCACTactgatttaagcaattttttaaacacataaataataaacaaatgaataaacataattaaaatgcaCACTTATCTTACTTTTGAACAGACCAGGCACCAGCTTGTAAACAATGTCCTGAAGGGTCTTATCTGACCTGAAATGAACAACCATTTTTGAGTATTTGTGATGTACAGAAATGTAAAGCTTTAATGTATTTTGTGGATGAAAAAGCAACATGGac contains:
- the LOC132096560 gene encoding polycomb complex protein BMI-1-B yields the protein MTMHRTTRIKITELNPHLMCVLCGGYFIDATTIVECLHSFCKMCIVRYLETSKYCPICDVQVHKTKPLLNIRSDKTLQDIVYKLVPGLFKNEMKRRRDFYAEHPVDATNGSNEDRGEVADEDKRIIADDEIISLSIEFFDQNKIDSKDGEEKETTKELNVKRYLQCPAAMTVMHLRKFLRSKMDIPCTFQIEVMYEDEPLKDYYTLMDIAYIYTWRRNGPLPLKYRVRPGCKKMKLSSPRDEMTGGRRPDIESDSCSDKPNSPTAAAAPSTSSTLPSPSTPVQSSHPTFPQISTVNGVSAKVGHNGQSPFSSKVCKTSHNGSNSLG